The following proteins come from a genomic window of Microbacterium sp. SY138:
- a CDS encoding MFS transporter, whose product MTNQVDAVRTRTSVVSLMIALLAACLAFQLNASMLSPALVTMERELDATSTEIAATQTVFFTAAALFTLFLPRLGDLIGRRRVLVGMLVVMAIGCVVAALATNVPMLFIGRLIQGVSGPVVPLCLIMLRAAVKDPKAYGTLLGVVTAVNGGIAGGDALLGGYLATNHGFASIFWTMAGVAIIAALTVRYLAPETMADDRPRMDWWGSLLLVISVGSMLVALNELGALAEANLVLVIVLAVVAVVAFTSFWKLEGRIDDPLVSTAQLKQRATWALSATSLLTLSGIFAIMNGVVPALAQDTAMNLAMTAEEVSLWILMPYALAGLLMGPLSGRLAATVGYRTMLRIGLGGTVAVLAIMVANVETSSRFVLLLLSIAVGVTYAGIGNIMLNGLGVVLSPKDRPGSLPGLNTGAINLGAGLSFVVIYAAQTSFASGAGDATAGYVAALITGAVVLVGALVFSMFIPKPVTAELSR is encoded by the coding sequence ATGACCAATCAAGTAGATGCGGTTCGCACCCGGACCAGCGTGGTGTCGCTGATGATCGCCCTCCTCGCCGCGTGCCTGGCCTTCCAGCTCAACGCCAGCATGCTGAGCCCCGCGCTGGTGACGATGGAGCGCGAGCTCGATGCGACGTCGACCGAGATCGCCGCGACGCAGACCGTCTTCTTCACGGCCGCCGCGCTGTTCACCCTGTTCCTCCCCCGCCTGGGTGACCTGATCGGGCGCCGACGCGTCCTGGTCGGAATGCTCGTGGTGATGGCGATCGGCTGCGTCGTCGCGGCGCTGGCCACCAACGTCCCGATGCTCTTCATCGGTCGCCTCATCCAAGGCGTCTCGGGGCCGGTCGTGCCTCTCTGCCTCATCATGCTGCGGGCGGCCGTCAAGGATCCGAAGGCGTACGGGACCCTCCTCGGTGTCGTCACGGCGGTCAACGGAGGGATCGCCGGTGGAGATGCTCTGCTCGGCGGATACCTGGCGACGAACCACGGCTTCGCCTCCATCTTCTGGACGATGGCGGGTGTGGCGATCATCGCTGCGCTCACCGTGCGATACCTCGCCCCGGAGACGATGGCCGACGACCGCCCGCGTATGGACTGGTGGGGATCACTGCTGCTGGTCATCTCGGTGGGGTCGATGCTCGTCGCTCTCAACGAACTGGGCGCGCTCGCCGAGGCGAACCTGGTGCTCGTGATCGTTCTCGCGGTCGTCGCCGTCGTGGCGTTCACCTCTTTCTGGAAGCTCGAGGGCAGGATCGACGATCCGCTCGTCTCGACGGCCCAACTCAAGCAACGAGCCACCTGGGCGCTCAGCGCCACCTCGCTGCTCACCCTGTCGGGGATCTTCGCGATCATGAACGGAGTGGTCCCCGCCCTCGCGCAGGACACGGCGATGAACCTCGCGATGACTGCCGAGGAGGTCTCATTGTGGATCCTGATGCCCTACGCGCTCGCCGGCCTCCTGATGGGACCGCTCAGCGGCAGGCTCGCCGCCACCGTCGGGTACCGCACGATGCTGCGCATCGGGCTGGGCGGCACCGTCGCGGTGCTCGCGATCATGGTCGCCAATGTCGAGACCTCATCCCGGTTCGTCCTGCTCCTCCTCTCCATCGCGGTCGGCGTCACCTATGCCGGGATCGGCAACATCATGCTCAACGGCCTGGGTGTCGTGCTGTCGCCGAAGGACCGCCCTGGCTCGCTTCCCGGCCTGAACACGGGCGCCATCAACCTCGGGGCGGGACTGAGCTTCGTCGTCATCTACGCGGCGCAGACCTCGTTCGCCTCCGGAGCAGGCGATGCGACGGCGGGATACGTCGCGGCACTGATCACCGGGGCGGTGGTGCTGGTCGGCGCCCTCGTCTTCTCGATGTTCATCCCCAAACCCGTGACCGCCGAGCTGTCGCGCTAG
- a CDS encoding GntR family transcriptional regulator — protein sequence MTDEPKPSTKARPRTLIRDQVYARLAQEIVTGRLAPLEEIRDQDLQAEYGVSRTPIREALIRLADVGLVEMSSNRFTRVAPIDLRAQADRAEAAGALIAYAAAKVVPALTDAQLDSLDARVQAILDSDLTRGGMPDGLRLWFALWVEVIELADNAIVTEILDRNLVLHLSRSVQDRPLPEWLGQQQRVLVEPLRVAFRARDGAAARDAVFELFRVTTVEPLRAALTGEWRHPGE from the coding sequence ATGACGGACGAGCCGAAGCCCTCGACGAAGGCCCGTCCTCGTACTCTGATCCGAGATCAGGTGTACGCGCGGTTGGCTCAGGAGATCGTGACCGGACGCCTGGCTCCGCTCGAGGAGATCCGCGATCAGGACCTGCAGGCCGAATACGGCGTCTCCCGCACACCGATCAGGGAGGCCCTCATCCGGCTCGCCGACGTGGGCCTGGTCGAGATGAGCTCGAACCGCTTCACGCGGGTGGCCCCCATCGATCTGCGGGCACAGGCGGATCGCGCCGAGGCCGCTGGCGCGCTGATCGCCTACGCAGCCGCGAAGGTGGTGCCCGCCCTCACCGACGCCCAGCTCGACTCCCTCGATGCCCGCGTGCAGGCGATCCTGGACTCCGACCTCACTCGCGGAGGGATGCCGGACGGGCTGCGGCTCTGGTTCGCCCTGTGGGTCGAGGTGATCGAACTCGCCGACAACGCGATCGTGACCGAGATCCTCGATCGCAACCTCGTGCTGCACCTGAGCCGCTCGGTACAGGATCGCCCTCTCCCCGAATGGCTCGGACAGCAGCAGCGCGTACTCGTGGAGCCGCTGCGGGTGGCGTTTCGAGCGCGAGACGGCGCGGCCGCACGGGATGCCGTCTTCGAGCTCTTCCGCGTCACCACGGTCGAGCCACTGCGGGCGGCGCTGACCGGCGAATGGCGGCATCCCGGTGAGTAG
- a CDS encoding GntR family transcriptional regulator, with product MSSPESERRAGAPSFLSVEILDLVDRKDLDAPRPVATRLESVVEALTRKMETGELPPGAALTVSTLAKELDVATNTVREAISILTVQHLVEARAHKSSVVATPTRAWLAAVVAECSGLSTLAATLGIARATPSERRAFRVAAEQAITAWRAQSVDHRVASGLTWNLFQILASYSRSQYLEAMHAAKRPALVLGFTHLGRERNAAMVTGAVAELLEAVDDGAAHEGAEIVGDLYVYVLDDLILN from the coding sequence GTGAGTAGCCCGGAGTCGGAAAGGCGCGCGGGTGCTCCCTCGTTCCTGTCGGTCGAGATCCTCGACCTCGTCGATCGGAAGGATCTGGACGCGCCGAGACCTGTGGCCACACGGCTGGAGTCGGTCGTCGAGGCACTGACCCGCAAGATGGAGACCGGCGAGCTGCCCCCGGGAGCCGCGTTGACGGTCTCGACGCTCGCGAAGGAGCTCGACGTCGCCACGAACACCGTGCGCGAGGCGATATCGATCCTGACGGTGCAGCATCTGGTCGAGGCTCGTGCGCACAAGTCGTCGGTGGTGGCGACCCCCACACGCGCGTGGCTCGCGGCCGTCGTCGCGGAATGCTCCGGGCTGTCGACTCTGGCCGCGACCCTGGGCATCGCGCGGGCGACCCCGAGCGAGCGCCGGGCGTTCCGGGTGGCCGCCGAGCAGGCGATCACGGCATGGCGGGCGCAATCCGTCGATCACCGGGTCGCGTCCGGCTTGACCTGGAACCTCTTCCAGATACTGGCGTCCTACTCGCGAAGCCAGTACCTCGAAGCGATGCACGCCGCCAAGCGTCCCGCCCTCGTGCTCGGGTTCACGCACCTCGGGCGCGAGCGCAACGCCGCGATGGTGACGGGCGCGGTCGCGGAGCTTCTCGAAGCGGTCGACGACGGGGCCGCGCACGAAGGGGCGGAGATCGTCGGCGACCTCTACGTCTACGTGCTCGATGACCTCATCCTGAACTGA
- a CDS encoding GNAT family N-acetyltransferase: MSIRVEPVDPQNVTLLLRWNGILRDGCAFGRQKAWSRSNEATRLQFQNPHPTRSSVLLLAEIDGVPVGAAEAHVHPGEPADVEIAVLDAFRRRGVARALLHAVRNTLRGTATVMRTETYSDAGVSFARSEGMRIGVRESRQVVDLPLPQGILDSFPGPPSNVEVISWVDACPEELLDDWARLRAHMSDDVPMGDLTRTAAPVDVAAVRRNEERMSEQGYALVRSVARIDGHSVGYTEILLSRPDPTIALQDDTFVEERVRARGIGRALKVANLRRLLSVPESAGSRFLQTYTALTNEPMLALNRSVGFEEVDVLTVLEGPLG; encoded by the coding sequence ATGAGCATCCGCGTCGAACCCGTCGATCCGCAGAACGTCACCCTCTTGCTGCGGTGGAACGGCATCCTCCGCGACGGGTGCGCCTTCGGCCGTCAGAAGGCGTGGTCCCGCAGCAACGAGGCCACGCGCCTGCAGTTCCAGAACCCCCATCCCACCCGCAGCTCGGTGCTGCTGCTCGCGGAGATCGACGGAGTGCCGGTCGGCGCGGCCGAGGCGCACGTGCACCCTGGCGAACCGGCAGACGTCGAGATCGCCGTTCTCGATGCGTTCCGTCGACGCGGAGTCGCCCGTGCGCTGCTCCACGCCGTGCGGAACACCCTGCGCGGCACCGCCACGGTGATGCGCACCGAGACGTACTCCGATGCCGGCGTCTCGTTCGCACGTTCCGAGGGCATGCGGATCGGCGTCCGCGAGAGCCGGCAGGTGGTCGATCTCCCGCTGCCGCAGGGCATCCTCGACAGCTTCCCCGGCCCGCCGTCGAACGTCGAGGTCATCTCGTGGGTGGACGCCTGTCCGGAGGAGCTTCTCGACGACTGGGCTCGGCTGCGCGCGCACATGTCGGACGACGTACCGATGGGCGACCTGACACGCACTGCCGCGCCCGTCGATGTCGCGGCCGTCCGCCGGAACGAGGAGCGCATGTCGGAACAGGGGTATGCCCTGGTGCGGAGCGTCGCTCGCATCGACGGGCACTCCGTCGGCTACACCGAGATCCTGCTCTCTCGGCCCGATCCGACGATCGCCCTTCAGGACGACACCTTCGTCGAGGAGCGGGTTCGAGCTCGCGGCATCGGGCGTGCGCTGAAGGTCGCCAACCTCCGCCGACTCCTGAGCGTTCCGGAGAGTGCCGGCTCGCGTTTCCTGCAGACGTACACGGCGCTGACGAACGAGCCGATGCTCGCCCTCAACAGGTCGGTCGGGTTCGAGGAGGTCGACGTGCTCACCGTTCTCGAGGGGCCGCTGGGCTGA
- a CDS encoding SDR family oxidoreductase: MTRTYVVTGAASGIGAATAELLRAHGHTVIGVDLAGVEVTGDLSTPEGRAAAADAVLATADGGIDAIIACAGIAAPIAKTMAINYFGVTEFLTALLPNLSLADQPRAAVVSSMASLQPVSAELVDAALSGDEPLALEIGDQLAATAEGGFLNYSSSKRALSRWVRRASVSDAWAGAGIPLNAVAPGTVTTAMTAGLLASPEGLAQVDAAVPMPLNYHQPASSIAELLVWLTSPANTHMAGQTIYCDGGADAVLRGDDIWSWNDAPRA; this comes from the coding sequence ATGACCCGCACCTATGTCGTCACCGGCGCCGCATCCGGCATCGGCGCCGCGACCGCCGAGCTGCTTCGCGCGCACGGACACACCGTGATCGGTGTCGACCTCGCCGGCGTGGAGGTCACAGGCGACCTCTCGACTCCCGAAGGCCGCGCGGCCGCCGCTGACGCCGTGCTCGCCACCGCCGACGGAGGCATCGACGCGATCATCGCGTGCGCGGGGATCGCGGCGCCGATCGCCAAGACCATGGCGATCAACTACTTCGGTGTGACCGAGTTCCTCACCGCGCTGCTGCCGAACCTGAGCCTGGCGGACCAGCCGCGCGCCGCCGTGGTGTCGTCGATGGCATCGCTGCAGCCCGTCTCGGCCGAGCTCGTCGACGCGGCACTGAGCGGCGACGAGCCCCTCGCCCTCGAGATCGGCGATCAGCTCGCCGCCACGGCTGAGGGAGGGTTCCTCAACTACTCCTCGAGCAAGCGCGCCCTCTCGCGCTGGGTGCGACGCGCGTCGGTCTCCGACGCCTGGGCCGGTGCGGGGATCCCCCTCAACGCCGTCGCGCCCGGCACGGTCACCACGGCCATGACCGCCGGATTGCTGGCGAGCCCTGAGGGCCTGGCACAGGTCGACGCCGCCGTGCCGATGCCCCTCAACTACCACCAGCCCGCATCGTCGATCGCCGAGCTGCTGGTGTGGCTGACCAGCCCGGCCAACACCCATATGGCAGGTCAGACCATCTATTGCGACGGCGGTGCCGACGCCGTGCTGCGCGGCGACGACATCTGGTCCTGGAACGACGCTCCGCGCGCCTGA
- a CDS encoding MarR family winged helix-turn-helix transcriptional regulator yields the protein MAIEGRIEDIREALVGVVAEWTQSELQVEVAESVDRSLDAAEVRSLYLVGMSGGSLGFSQLADRAALSRPTTSKLVSRMSAQGFFDRVRSGRTVDVRLTDAGREAYGRLVAAGQQMVGGALAGWSTQEIAQFQAHLSRFVAALPGATQATVSRSPSDAVSSPQEES from the coding sequence GTGGCGATCGAGGGCAGGATCGAAGACATCCGTGAGGCGCTGGTCGGCGTCGTCGCGGAGTGGACGCAGAGCGAGCTGCAGGTAGAGGTCGCCGAGAGCGTCGACAGATCCCTCGATGCCGCAGAGGTGCGCAGCCTGTACCTGGTCGGCATGAGCGGCGGCTCCCTGGGGTTCAGTCAGCTGGCCGATCGAGCCGCGTTGTCGCGCCCGACGACGTCGAAGCTGGTCTCGCGGATGTCGGCGCAGGGCTTCTTCGACCGGGTCCGCTCCGGCCGCACGGTCGATGTGCGCCTGACGGACGCGGGCCGCGAAGCCTACGGACGACTCGTCGCCGCCGGGCAGCAGATGGTCGGCGGCGCCCTCGCCGGCTGGTCGACACAGGAGATCGCCCAGTTCCAGGCTCACCTCAGCCGTTTCGTCGCCGCCCTACCAGGGGCGACGCAGGCGACCGTATCGCGGTCGCCGTCCGATGCCGTCTCATCACCCCAGGAGGAATCATGA
- a CDS encoding isochorismatase family protein, translating to MTTSSTLRALSGIVDAPAALAASTVILVDFQNTYTRGEMELDGWDAALDAAADLLMRARSAGATVIHVQHDGGVGSAYDIREDIGAIHERVAPTDGEAVVVKTAPNSFVGTELGDLIDAAGHDDVVIAGFMTHMCVTYTTEGAFLRGNRPTVVAAATATRSLPSVVGDVSAAQLHRAALAGIADLYATVVATAADLS from the coding sequence ATGACCACGTCATCCACACTCCGCGCCCTGAGCGGCATCGTCGACGCCCCTGCCGCCCTCGCGGCCTCGACCGTCATCCTCGTCGACTTCCAGAACACCTACACCCGCGGAGAGATGGAGCTCGACGGGTGGGACGCCGCCCTCGACGCCGCGGCCGACCTCCTCATGCGGGCCCGCAGCGCCGGTGCGACCGTGATCCACGTGCAGCACGACGGCGGGGTCGGCTCGGCGTACGACATCCGCGAGGACATCGGCGCGATCCACGAACGTGTCGCTCCGACCGACGGGGAGGCGGTCGTCGTGAAGACCGCTCCGAACTCCTTCGTCGGCACCGAGCTCGGAGACCTCATCGACGCCGCGGGCCACGACGATGTCGTGATCGCCGGGTTCATGACGCACATGTGCGTCACCTACACGACCGAGGGCGCCTTCCTCCGCGGAAACCGTCCGACGGTGGTCGCTGCCGCCACCGCGACGCGAAGCCTCCCCTCGGTCGTCGGCGACGTGTCGGCCGCGCAGCTGCACCGCGCAGCCCTCGCCGGCATCGCCGATCTGTACGCCACGGTCGTCGCGACGGCGGCCGACCTCTCTTGA
- a CDS encoding helix-turn-helix domain-containing protein, producing MSAPRVTVIAVDGISPFHLSVPSLVWGGETPVGEIDPWPIRVAALRAGTLRTSADFDIDVRHGLEAVRGADVVVVPWWGEPDRAASDELSNALRDAHDEGAELVGLCLGAFPLADSGVLEGRTATTHWKWADVFRHRFPRVALEPDELYIDEGQIVTGAGATAGIDACLHLLARREGQLVANRVARRIVAPPHRSGGQAQFIERPVPDAGGAPIAEAMRWSAANLDADLSIDVLAARAHLSRSSFTRAFRAQTGSTVAKWVLAQRLAAARELLEATSLPVDTVASTTGFGGAALFRQHFGRAFGATPSQYRSAFRTT from the coding sequence ATGAGCGCACCGCGTGTGACCGTGATCGCCGTCGACGGCATCAGCCCCTTCCACCTGTCCGTTCCGTCCCTCGTGTGGGGAGGCGAGACGCCCGTCGGCGAGATCGATCCATGGCCCATCCGCGTCGCGGCGCTGCGCGCGGGCACGCTCCGCACCTCCGCCGACTTCGACATCGACGTGCGACACGGGCTCGAAGCGGTTCGCGGTGCCGACGTCGTCGTGGTGCCGTGGTGGGGCGAGCCCGACCGGGCGGCGTCGGATGAGCTGTCGAACGCGCTGCGGGACGCGCACGACGAGGGAGCCGAACTGGTCGGACTCTGCCTCGGCGCTTTTCCCCTCGCCGACAGCGGCGTGTTGGAGGGTCGCACCGCGACCACGCACTGGAAGTGGGCCGACGTGTTCCGGCACAGGTTCCCCCGCGTCGCGCTCGAACCGGACGAGCTGTACATCGACGAGGGGCAGATCGTCACGGGAGCAGGCGCCACGGCCGGGATCGACGCCTGCTTGCACCTCCTCGCCCGCCGAGAGGGCCAGCTCGTCGCGAACCGGGTCGCCCGGAGGATCGTCGCACCGCCCCATCGCTCCGGTGGACAGGCGCAGTTCATCGAGCGGCCGGTTCCGGACGCGGGAGGAGCCCCGATCGCCGAGGCGATGCGATGGAGTGCCGCGAACCTCGATGCCGATCTGTCCATCGACGTCCTCGCCGCTCGAGCCCATCTCAGCCGGAGTTCGTTCACCCGGGCATTTCGGGCGCAGACGGGGTCGACGGTGGCGAAGTGGGTGCTCGCGCAGCGGCTGGCGGCGGCTCGGGAGCTGCTCGAGGCCACGTCGCTCCCGGTCGACACGGTCGCATCGACGACCGGGTTCGGCGGGGCCGCGCTCTTCCGCCAGCACTTCGGTCGTGCATTCGGTGCGACTCCGAGCCAGTATCGGTCGGCGTTCCGAACCACCTGA
- a CDS encoding MFS transporter: protein MSRPPISRTQRWLGLVLIATAQFVVIMDTSIIGVALPDIQRDLGFTPESLSWVFNAYVVAFGGLLLLGGRLADAFGARKIFVSGWIVLIIGSLLAGAATDVGLEIAGRAIQGAGSALIAPAALTLLMMLFGGTSDLPKAFAVYGAAAPIGGTAGVFLGGVLTEYASWPWVFYVTVPIALFVLAFTASTLPRTVRTVAGSIDVAGALTVTLGLAAVVYGVVNAPEVGWLTWSTLTFVGAGIVLLAIFFVIQARSRNPLLRLGLLRAPLLAAANSAQLLLGAAWVSMWFFLNLYLQQVLGASAFAAGAALLPMTGLVVLVMVALAPRLLARFGARSMIVSGLLILAGGLLWLSFVRPDGDYAADVLPASLLAALGMSLAFVPSLGTAINAAPPMETGVASGLVSTSYQIGSALGLAVLTAIVYGISGTAPTAVDLTRGYSAAFLGAAILALVGAIVTAIWMTKPRARSEASEESVSV, encoded by the coding sequence ATGTCCCGCCCGCCCATCTCCCGAACCCAGCGCTGGCTCGGGCTCGTCCTCATCGCCACGGCGCAGTTCGTCGTCATCATGGACACCTCGATCATCGGAGTGGCTCTGCCCGATATCCAGCGCGACCTGGGCTTCACTCCGGAATCACTGTCGTGGGTGTTCAACGCCTACGTCGTGGCGTTCGGCGGTCTGCTGCTGCTCGGCGGACGCCTGGCCGACGCGTTCGGCGCGAGGAAGATCTTCGTGAGCGGGTGGATCGTCCTCATCATCGGCTCGCTCCTCGCCGGCGCCGCCACCGACGTCGGGCTTGAGATCGCCGGTCGTGCCATTCAGGGTGCCGGGTCCGCTCTGATCGCTCCCGCCGCGCTCACCCTGCTCATGATGCTGTTCGGCGGCACCTCCGACCTTCCCAAGGCGTTCGCGGTGTACGGCGCCGCCGCCCCCATCGGCGGCACGGCTGGTGTCTTCCTCGGCGGAGTGCTGACCGAGTACGCGAGCTGGCCGTGGGTGTTCTACGTGACGGTGCCGATCGCGCTGTTCGTGCTCGCCTTCACGGCCTCCACCCTCCCTCGCACCGTCCGCACGGTCGCCGGATCGATCGACGTGGCCGGTGCTCTCACCGTCACCCTCGGTCTCGCTGCCGTCGTCTACGGCGTCGTCAATGCCCCCGAGGTCGGATGGCTCACCTGGTCGACCCTGACCTTCGTGGGCGCCGGAATCGTCCTGCTCGCGATCTTCTTCGTGATCCAGGCACGCAGCCGGAACCCCCTGCTGCGCCTCGGGCTGCTGCGTGCACCGCTGTTGGCCGCGGCCAACAGCGCCCAGCTGCTCCTCGGAGCGGCTTGGGTGTCGATGTGGTTCTTCCTGAACCTCTACCTGCAGCAGGTCCTCGGGGCGAGCGCATTCGCCGCGGGTGCCGCTCTGCTGCCGATGACGGGCCTGGTCGTCCTGGTGATGGTCGCCCTCGCCCCTCGCCTCCTTGCGCGGTTCGGAGCCAGGTCGATGATCGTCAGCGGCCTGCTGATCCTCGCCGGCGGCCTCCTCTGGCTCTCGTTCGTCCGCCCGGACGGCGACTACGCCGCGGACGTGCTGCCGGCGTCGCTCCTCGCCGCGCTCGGGATGTCGCTCGCCTTCGTCCCGTCGCTGGGCACCGCGATCAACGCCGCACCTCCGATGGAGACGGGCGTCGCCTCCGGACTCGTGAGCACGAGCTACCAGATCGGATCGGCCCTCGGGCTCGCCGTCCTCACCGCGATCGTCTACGGCATCTCGGGCACCGCTCCGACGGCGGTCGACCTGACGCGCGGGTACTCCGCCGCCTTCCTGGGCGCGGCGATCCTCGCCCTTGTCGGCGCGATCGTCACCGCGATCTGGATGACGAAGCCGCGGGCACGGAGCGAGGCGTCCGAGGAGTCCGTCTCCGTGTGA
- a CDS encoding TlpA disulfide reductase family protein, translating to MSEPLLGADAFALDVSEWVNSAPISPESLRGRVVVVEAFQMLCPGCVSHGLPLAQRLHGMFDSRELVVLGLHTVFEHHAVMGREALEVFLSEYRIEFPVAIDRPLDGQAIPATMHRYGLRGTPSTIIVDREGRVRQIAFGAVDELALGTYLGRLLAEPTTPSMPSVSASMSAAGEACSIDGVCT from the coding sequence GTGTCTGAGCCGCTGCTCGGTGCCGACGCCTTCGCGCTCGACGTCTCGGAGTGGGTGAACAGCGCCCCGATCAGCCCGGAATCGCTCCGCGGACGCGTCGTGGTCGTCGAAGCGTTCCAGATGCTGTGCCCCGGATGCGTGAGCCACGGCCTCCCGCTTGCCCAGCGTCTCCACGGCATGTTCGACTCCCGCGAGCTCGTCGTGCTCGGGTTGCACACGGTTTTCGAGCATCACGCCGTGATGGGCCGCGAGGCGCTCGAGGTCTTCCTGTCGGAATACCGGATCGAGTTCCCCGTGGCGATCGATCGGCCGCTCGACGGTCAGGCGATTCCGGCGACCATGCACAGGTACGGACTCCGGGGAACGCCGTCGACGATCATCGTCGACCGGGAAGGGCGCGTGCGTCAGATCGCATTCGGCGCGGTCGATGAACTGGCCCTCGGCACCTACCTCGGGCGTCTTCTCGCCGAGCCGACCACACCGTCGATGCCGTCGGTCTCCGCCTCGATGTCGGCGGCCGGCGAGGCGTGCAGCATCGACGGCGTGTGCACCTGA
- the gap gene encoding type I glyceraldehyde-3-phosphate dehydrogenase, whose amino-acid sequence MSTKIAINGFGRIGRNYFRALLAKHSDLEVVAVNDLTDTRTLAHLLKYDAANGTLPGPVKHDDAHLFVNGQAIRVFSERDPLRLPWTDLGVDIVIESTGLFTKAELAAKHVEAGARKVIISAPATGDDGTFVLGVNEHTYDPDRHHIISNASCTTNCLAPVAKVFHEAFGIEAGLMTTVHAYTADQNLQDGPHSDLRRARAAGVNIVPTSTGAAKAIGRVIPELDGKLDGFALRVPVLTGSITDLTVTASRPVTVEEVKAAYRAAAEGPLKGILRYTEDEIVSADIVADPHSSILDAGLIRVIGDQVKVSAWYDNEWGYSNRLADLTEYVAARLPEREEEARV is encoded by the coding sequence ATGTCCACGAAGATCGCCATCAACGGCTTCGGCCGCATCGGTCGCAACTACTTCCGGGCCCTGCTCGCGAAGCACTCGGATCTTGAAGTGGTCGCGGTCAACGACCTCACCGACACGCGCACGCTCGCCCATCTGCTCAAGTACGACGCGGCGAACGGCACCCTGCCCGGACCTGTGAAGCACGACGACGCGCACCTGTTCGTCAACGGTCAGGCGATCCGCGTGTTCTCGGAGCGCGATCCACTCCGCCTTCCCTGGACAGACCTCGGCGTCGACATCGTGATCGAGTCGACCGGGCTGTTCACCAAGGCGGAGCTCGCCGCGAAGCACGTCGAGGCCGGGGCGCGGAAGGTGATCATCTCGGCGCCCGCGACCGGAGACGACGGAACGTTCGTGCTCGGCGTGAACGAGCACACCTACGACCCCGATCGACACCACATCATCTCGAACGCCTCCTGCACGACGAACTGCCTCGCCCCGGTGGCCAAGGTGTTCCACGAAGCCTTCGGTATCGAGGCCGGCCTGATGACCACCGTGCACGCGTACACGGCCGACCAGAACCTGCAGGATGGCCCGCATTCGGACCTCCGGCGCGCTCGGGCGGCGGGGGTCAACATCGTCCCGACCAGCACGGGCGCGGCGAAGGCGATCGGGCGCGTCATCCCCGAACTCGACGGGAAGCTCGACGGGTTCGCGCTGCGCGTGCCGGTGCTCACCGGATCCATCACCGACCTCACCGTCACCGCATCGCGCCCCGTGACCGTGGAAGAGGTGAAGGCCGCCTACCGCGCCGCGGCGGAAGGGCCGCTCAAGGGGATCCTCCGCTACACCGAGGACGAGATCGTCTCCGCCGACATCGTCGCCGATCCGCACTCCTCGATCCTCGACGCGGGATTGATCCGTGTGATCGGCGACCAGGTGAAGGTCTCAGCCTGGTACGACAACGAGTGGGGCTACTCGAACCGCCTGGCAGACCTCACCGAATACGTCGCAGCACGGCTGCCCGAGCGTGAGGAGGAAGCCCGTGTCTGA